A genomic segment from Limosilactobacillus sp. encodes:
- a CDS encoding nucleoside hydrolase has translation MKNVYFDHDGNVDDLVSLLLLLQVPDIKLLGVGVVDADCYVDPAVEASRKIIDRFNQHHDPLEVAKSDSRAHHQFPSNWRLSSFSFDAFPMLNESGTIKTRQAAKPAHLDMVEKINQADGPVTLIMTGPLTDLARALQADPGIQDKIECLYWMGGCLDGHGNVNEMGFDGTAEWNAFWDPEAVKAVFDSKIKIQMVGLESTEEIPLTKELRLHWASLRKYPAIDLIGQGYSLVLADEADSTYYLWDVLTTLSSLYPDLVKTIQTTADVKTQGQAAGRTFKTADGRPLTLVTKADKDAFFKTMDELAESAHLE, from the coding sequence ATGAAAAACGTCTACTTTGATCACGATGGCAACGTCGACGACTTGGTTTCGCTTTTGCTCCTGCTTCAGGTGCCGGACATCAAGCTGCTTGGCGTTGGGGTGGTTGACGCCGACTGCTACGTCGATCCGGCCGTCGAGGCTTCCCGGAAGATCATCGACCGCTTCAACCAGCACCACGACCCGCTGGAAGTCGCCAAGTCCGATTCCCGGGCCCACCACCAGTTCCCATCTAACTGGCGGCTGAGTTCATTCTCCTTTGACGCCTTTCCGATGCTGAACGAGTCCGGCACCATCAAGACGCGTCAGGCGGCCAAACCCGCTCACCTGGACATGGTCGAAAAGATCAACCAGGCGGACGGTCCGGTAACCCTGATCATGACCGGCCCGCTGACTGACCTGGCCCGGGCCCTGCAGGCGGACCCAGGCATCCAGGACAAGATCGAATGCCTCTACTGGATGGGCGGCTGCCTGGATGGTCACGGTAACGTCAATGAAATGGGCTTTGACGGGACTGCCGAGTGGAATGCCTTCTGGGATCCGGAGGCCGTCAAGGCAGTCTTTGATTCCAAAATCAAGATTCAGATGGTCGGCCTCGAGAGTACCGAAGAGATTCCGCTGACCAAGGAATTGCGCCTTCACTGGGCCAGTCTCCGCAAGTACCCGGCCATCGACCTGATTGGCCAGGGCTACTCGCTGGTCTTAGCGGACGAAGCCGATTCAACCTACTACCTCTGGGACGTCCTGACGACCCTGTCCAGTCTCTACCCAGACCTGGTCAAGACGATCCAGACCACGGCGGACGTCAAGACGCAGGGGCAGGCAGCTGGCCGGACCTTTAAGACTGCCGATGGTCGCCCACTGACCCTGGTCACCAAGGCGGACAAGGATGCCTTCTTCAAGACAATGGATGAGCTGGCCGAGTCCGCTCACCTCGAGTAA